One window of the Branchiostoma lanceolatum isolate klBraLanc5 chromosome 3, klBraLanc5.hap2, whole genome shotgun sequence genome contains the following:
- the LOC136431246 gene encoding uncharacterized protein isoform X2, whose amino-acid sequence MPRRKSKKVLKGLNEWKAKQQIKDRVDKQELHIRGEKPADDQELEVRGEDLAKEQVLEVRDDKGQLKDYARGTQQMGPPVEKQNLVRDKPHLEEVDKSGPSHPHEITPPEKRSRSWSKSS is encoded by the exons ATGCCAAGACGCAAGAGTAAGAAAGTACTGAAGGGGTTGAATGAGTGGAAGGCAAAGCAGCAAATCAAGGATCGGGTTGACAAGCAGGAGTTACACATAAGAGGAGAGAAACCGGCTGATGACCAGGAATTGGAGGTAAGAGGAGAGGATCTGGCCAAGGAGCAGGTATTGGAGGTAAGAG ATGATAAGGGGCAGTTGAAAGATTATGCTCGTGGCACACAACAG ATGGGACCTCCTGTAGAGAAGCAGAACCTGGTCCGCGATAAACCACATTTGGAGGAAGTAGACAAATCTGGCCCCAGCCATCCACACGAGATT ACCCCACCAGAGAAGAGAAGCAGATCATGGTCCAAGTCaagttaa
- the LOC136431246 gene encoding uncharacterized protein isoform X1, which yields MPRRKSKKVLKGLNEWKAKQQIKDRVDKQELHIRGEKPADDQELEVRGEDLAKEQVLEVRGEEPVDEQPLEVRLEDPAGRQELEVRGEEGEEQELEVTGESKVGDFRFKPFTENDQLQLAGQLNLPVERYLNIEQTDVPLDSKPPINPIKIDGDGNCFYRAISYHICGTEKYHAILRQRTIEYMATLSEDVYRPWFVFEPNGRTMDQYLSRDGRTELNPHPADLRTWATQVEVNAMSLLLGRNIFVYNDKGQLKDYARGTQQMGPPVEKQNLVRDKPHLEEVDKSGPSHPHEITPPEKRSRSWSKSS from the exons ATGCCAAGACGCAAGAGTAAGAAAGTACTGAAGGGGTTGAATGAGTGGAAGGCAAAGCAGCAAATCAAGGATCGGGTTGACAAGCAGGAGTTACACATAAGAGGAGAGAAACCGGCTGATGACCAGGAATTGGAGGTAAGAGGAGAGGATCTGGCCAAGGAGCAGGTATTGGAGGTAAGAGGTGAGGAGCCAGTTGATGAGCAGCCATTAGAGGTAAGATTGGAGGACCCAGCTGGTAGGCAGGAATTAGAGGTaagaggggaggagggggaggagcagGAATTAGAGGTTACTGGGGAGTCGAAGGTTGGAGATTTCAGGTTCAAGCCCTTCACAGAAAATGATCAATTGCAACTTGCAGGTCAGTTGAACCTTCCTGTTGAACGATATCTCAATATTGAACAAACGGATGTCCCTTTGGATTCCAAACCACCGATCAATCCCATTAAAATTGATGGGGACGGGAATTGTTTTTATAGGGCGATAAGTTACCATATTTGTGGCACAGAAAAGTATCACGCTATATTAAGGCAGCGTACGATTGAATATATGGCAACATTGTCTGAAGATGTTTACAGACCTTGGTTTGTGTTCGAGCCAAATGGACGAACCATGGACCAGTACCTGTCTCGTGATGGTCGAACTGAGCTGAACCCTCATCCAGCAGATCTTCGTACATGGGCCACACAGGTAGAAGTAAATGCGATGTCTTTACTGCTGGGAAGAAACATCTTTGTGTACA ATGATAAGGGGCAGTTGAAAGATTATGCTCGTGGCACACAACAG ATGGGACCTCCTGTAGAGAAGCAGAACCTGGTCCGCGATAAACCACATTTGGAGGAAGTAGACAAATCTGGCCCCAGCCATCCACACGAGATT ACCCCACCAGAGAAGAGAAGCAGATCATGGTCCAAGTCaagttaa
- the LOC136429484 gene encoding uncharacterized protein, with amino-acid sequence MCWQFWLRGTPVRPPSPSDRQTPRKIKTTAGGEKSSLQSKAVCKSRGNHEVPPACSYRVAGRGPDIVCLSVCWRCEAAAIATNGEAIATNGEAIATNNQAIATNNQAIATNQATTTNQATTTNQATTTNQATATNQAIATNQANATNQVNATNQANATNQANTTNQANTTNQANATNQANTTNQANTTNQANATNQGNATNQTNATNQVNATNQANTTNQANTTNQANATNQATATNQATGTCQGNILIVK; translated from the exons ATGTGCTGGCAGTTCTGGTTGAGAGGGACACCTGTGAGACCACCGAGTCCATCTGATCGTCAGACACCCAGAAAAATCAAGACAACCGCGGGAGGCGAGAAGTCTTCTTTGCAGAGCAAG GCTGTCTGCAAGTCCAGGGGAAACCATGAGGTGCCTCCTGCCTGTAGCTATCGCGTTGCTGGGCGTGGCCCTGATAtcgtctgtttgtctgtctgctgGAG ATGCGAAGCTGCGGCGATCGCCACCAACGGCGAGGCGATCGCCACCAACGGCGAGGCGATCGCCACCAACAACCAGGCGATCGCCACCAACAACCAGGCGATCGCCACCAACCAGGCAACCACCACCAACCAGGCAACCACCACCAACCAGGCAACCACCACCAACCAGGCAACCGCCACCAACCAGGCGATCGCCACCAACCAGGCAAACGCCACCAACCAGGTCAACGCCACCAACCAGGCTAACGCCACCAACCAGGCAAACACCACCAACCAGGCAAACACCACCAACCAGGCGAACGCCACCAACCAGGCCAACACCACCAACCAGGCGAACACCACCAACCAGGCGAACGCCACCAACCAGGGAAATGCCACCAACCAGACGAATGCCACCAACCAGGTCAACGCCACCAACCAGGCAAACACCACCAACCAGGCAAACACCACCAACCAGGCGAACGCCACCAACCAGGCAACCGCCACCAACCAGGCGACCGGTACCTGTCAAGGAAACATCCTCATTGTCAAGTGA